From Deltaproteobacteria bacterium:
ATGCCGCTGCTTGCGGCAAAGATCCGGTGGAATTTCGAGGGAATGGGACTATGAGGAAATCCGGATTGCCGGTCGGGTACGGCGTATTTCTCGGCGAGATCAAGGAGCGCATCCGATCCGCCCAATACGAGGCGTTGCGCAGGGTCAACAAGGAGCTCGTGGCGCTGTACTGGGATATCGGAAGGATGATCGTGGAGCGGCAATCCAAAGCCGGGTACGGAGATGCCGTCGTGGAGCAGTTGGCCGAAGACCTCCAGCGAGAGTTTCCCGGGATCGGCGGCTTCTCCCGACGCAATGTTTTCTACATGCGGGAGTTCCATGTCGCTTACAAGGACAATGAAAAAGTGCAACCGCTGGTTGCACAAATCGCATGGAGCCACAATGTCGTCATCCTGGAGCGCTGCAAGGATCCCCTGGAACGCGAGTTCTATATCCGAATGACAAAGAAGTTCGGCTGGTCGAGGAATGTCCTCGTCCACCAGATCGAGAACCAGAGCTACGAGAAGACGCTGCTCGGGCAGACCAACTTCGACCGCGCTGTCACCCCCGCGATCCGCGCCCAAGCCAAACTCGCTGTGAAAGATGAGTACACTTTCGAATTCCTCGAACTGAGCCAAGAGCACAGCGAGCGGGAACTCGAACGTGCATTGATCGCGCGAATAGAAGATTTCCTGCGGGCCATGGGTGGGTTGTTCGCCTTTGTTAGCAGTCAGTTCCGGTTGGAGGTCGACGGCGAGGAGTTCTTCATCGACCTGTTGCTGTTCCACCGCCGCTTGAAGAGCCTCGTGGCGATCGAGCTGAAGATCGGCAAGTTCCAGCCCGAGTTCGTGGGGAAGATGCAGTTTTACCTGGCTGCGCTGGATGCGCAGGTGCGCGCGGAGGGAGAGAATCCATCCATCGGAATCATTCTCTGCAAGGAGAAGCAGCGGACGATCGTCGAATACGCCTTGCACGACGCCCGAAAGCCCATCGGGGTGGCGACTTACCGTATCGTGAAGCGGCTGCCCAAGGAACTGAGGGGCCAGCTGCCGGCTCCAGAGGAGATCGCCAAGCTGCTGGAGGACGGGGGATGAGGCGACGGTAGCGTTATTCAGGCAATGAAAAAGGGGTCAGGCGCTGCCGCCCAACCCCGTGAATTCGATGGTGGCCCCTCCCAGAATTGAACTGGGGACACGAGGATTTTCAGTCCTCTGCTCTACCATCTGAGCTAAAGGGCCACTGACCCGTAACTTTCGGTTGCGGGCTCGGAAAAGAATAAATTTAGTTTCCCCGGCCCTCATTGTCAAGCGGGGGAATCGGCGGCGGATAAGGCGGAGGAGACACAGGTTGGGCGGGAGGCTCCGTGCCGGTGTCCCTGGCCTGCGTGCCGTTGTCGTGAATGACAAGCGTCCTGCACACCCTGTCGTGCAACCCCTGCTTCCGCCGGTCGAACGCAATCATCAGGTACCCGATGTACAGCGTGAACACGCATAGGAAATATCCCAGCCAGCGTATAAAGGACTTGCGGAAATCCAGCGGGGTGCCGTCTTCGTTGATGACGCGGATCTTCAGGGCCATCTTTCCGAAAGTCTGTCCGTACGCGCCGTGAAGGTAAACGTAATAGAAGATGGGGAAGCCGAAGAAGAAGGCAGCCCGGACCACGTTCCCCGGGTTGAGGCGATCCGCCGGAAAGGCGTCTTCGAGCCCGCTCGGCGTCCACAGTCCGGCCGTCGCGCCGTACCGGTCCACAAGGTAAAAAAGGTTGTAGATCCCCACGATAACGAGGATGTCCACCGCCCGCGCGGCGGCGCGGACCCAGAACCCGGCGTAGCGGAATTCCTTCGCAGGCAAGCGCGGCATGCCTTTCAGGTTTTTTCGTAATGATACATCGTCATGCTGAGCGCCGCGACGGCCGCCGTCTCCACGCGCAGGATCCTGCTTCCGAGCCCCGCGCGCAGGAAACCGGCACGTTCCGCTTCCCCTACCTCGTCCTCCGAGAAGCCTCCTTCCGGGCCGATCAGCAGGGCCACGCTTTTCACGCCGGAAAGCCCCGCGAGCGTCTTCTTCAACCCGAACCCGCCTTCCCCTTCGTAAAGGATGATCTTGCCTTCCGCGGATGCGGTTGCCCGCAGCGCTTCCGGGAACGGAAGGAGCGGCGCAACGTCAGGCACGCGCCCCGAGCCGCACTGCTTGGCCGCCGAAAGGGCGATGCGTTCCCACCTGAGGAGACGCTTCTTCGCATCTTGGGCGTCGAGCCGAGGGATCGTCCGTGAAGAGCGGAAGGGGATCACGCGTGAGCAGCCGAGCTCGGTCGCCTTTTCGAGGATGAAGTCCATCTTGTCCGCTTTCGGAAGCCCGACCAGGAGAGTGATCGCCACTATCGGCGGCGGCTCGGGCGGGAACGTCTCCAGCACTTCGGCCCGCAGCGAGCGCGACGTCGCCTCAAGGATTCGCATCCGGTAGCGGTTCCCCGATTCGTCGAAGGAATAGAAGGCGTCGCCGCAACGCAACCGGAGCGTCCGCAGCATGTGCCCGGCCTCGGTACCCGAGAGGACCGCGGTATCCCCGGAAATGTTTTCGCGATTAACGAAGAACGTGGGCATCGCCCGATTCAGTTCCCTTCCCGCCGCAGGAGGAGCGCGGTCCATTGGCCGTCGGTTTTCCGCCCGACCGGCCGGGCGCCTTCCGACCGGAACTCCTCCTCCACCCAGTCCCCCTTCTCATCCAGTATCCCCGACAGGATCATCAGCCCCCCGGGTGCGCATCGGGCCGCGATCTCCCCTTTCATATCTATGAGGATCTCGGCGAGTATGTTCGCAATCACGACGTCGAAGGTTCCCTCCGCGGCCGACAGGGGACGGAAGGTGGCTGCGAACCGGTCCGCCACGCCGTTTATTTTCGCGTTTTCCTCCGCCACCTCCACCGCCTTCGGGTCGGTGTCGATTCCCAGCGCGCAGTCGGCCCCCAGCCGTAACGCCGCGATGCCGAGGATTCCCGTTCCCGTCCCAACGTCCAGCACGCGCCCGTGCGGAACACCGGAACCGAAGACCTCTTCGAGGAACTGCATGCAGAGCCGGGTCGTTTCGTGCGTCCCTGTCCCGAATGCCTGCCCGGGGTCGATCGTCAGCACGACCTCGTCGGGGGCCGCTTCGTACGGCTCCCAGGACGGCCGCACGACGAGGCGGCTTCCCACCTTCCGGGGGAGGAAAAATTCCTTCCACTTTTCCGCCCAGCCGAAGTCGCTGATCTCCGCGGCGGAAACGAACGCGCCCGCATCCTTTCCGAACGATTCCTCGAGAACGGGGAGGTATTCGAGGAATGCTTTCTTGAGTTCGTGCAAATCGGCTTCCCAGGGGAAGTAGGCCGTGAGTTTCGTGACCTCGTCCGGTGGAGGGAGGGGATCGGCGGGATCGCCGTTCGGGCCGAATCGCCGCTCGTCGTACGCCATTCCAAGCGAGCCGCGTCCCATGAAGAAGTGGGAGAGGGCATCCACCGCTTCCTGTCTCGTTTCGACCGTGAATGATTTCCAGCGGGTCATCCGTGCATCTCTCCCGTTCCTATCCGTCGTGCCGTATGCATTTCTTGCCTCCGAATCATCCCATCATTTTATATTGATACCGTTTTTCCCGGGCGTTTTTCGGGGCAAGCTCGATCGGCTCGGCCGCCCGCCCGGGTATGCTAAGATAGCACCTGCCGCGAAGGCGCCCACAGGAAAATGAAACGTCCGGATAAAAACCTTCTCTCCGAAATCGAATCGCTTCGCACCGACGCCGTTCGCATGCTCGAAGCCGTTTCCGGGTTCGCGGAGCTTGGCTTGCGGGAGACGCGCTCTTCCGAAACACTCTCCGGTTTCCTCGAATCGAGGGGATTTCGGGTGCAACGCGGAATCGCGGGAATGGAAACCTCGTTCCGCGCCGAGTACGTCTTCGGAAGGGGAAAACCCGCGGTCGCCTTCCTGTGCGAGATGGACGCGCTGCCGGGGCTTGGGCACGCCTGCGGGCATAACATCGTCGGCGTCTCCTCGGCCTGTGCCGCTGCGGCGCTTGCCGCTTTCGGAGCCGGCCGTTTCCGTTCGGGCAGAATCGTTGCGCTCGGCACTCCCGCCGAGGAAACGGGATACGGAAAGGCGCGGATGATCGAAGAGGGAGTCTTCCGCGGGATCGACGCGGCGATGATGGTGCATCCCTCCTCGCGCCGCCACGTGGCGAAAGGGTACCTCGCGCTGCACAAGATCCGGTTCACCTATTTCGGGAAGGCGTCGCATGCCGCCGCCTACCCGGAGCACGGCATAAACGCCCTCGACGGCGTTCTCCTTCTCTTCCAAAGCACGGCGGCCCTGCGCCAGCACCTTCCGGAGACCGTCCGGGTACACGGGATCGTTACGGAGGGAGGAAAGGCGCCCAACATCATCCCGGAAAGGGCACAGGCATACTTTTACGTTCGCGGGGAGAACGACGCGGAGCTGGCGAACGCCGTCCGCAGGGTAAAGGATTGCGCGCGCGGGGCAGCGAAGGCCACCGGCTGCCGGCTGCGGATGCATGAGGGACCGTACACGCTCTCCGCGATGAAGGTGAACCCTGTCCTGGCGGAAGCCTACCGTCGGTCGCTCGCGGTCCTCGGGCTGCCGGAGAGCGGTGCTCCCGTCAACAAGAACCGGGGATCCTCGGACATAGGGAACGTTTCGCAGGTCGTGCCGTCGCTCCAGCCCAACGTTCCGATCTCGGGAGGGGAGAGGGTGGAGATCCACACGCGCGCGTTCGAGGCGGCGTCGAGGAGCCGCACCGGCATCGACGGCATGATGGAAGGGATCCGCGCCCTTGCCCTCACCGGGCACGAGCTATTCGCTTCTCCCTCCCTCGTCCGCGCCGCCTGGCAGTCCTTCCATTCTCAAAAACAGGGACGTTCTTAAAAACTCCGGTTCTCCCGGGTCGACTCAGGTGCTGGTGTTGTCGGTTGCCGTTTGTTTCTTCAATATCGATTTGCCCGGATCCTGGAAATCTACAAGAATTATTTCCGGTTCCAGAGTCCACATGGCTCCTGTCAGCGGATCGATTATGAAATAGCCCACCGGCGCTCCCCATATGAATAACAGATTGCCTGCGAGATACCATCCATTCGGATTTCCGTCCAGGATGGCTTCCTGGATTGAATTATCGTTTGAGGTGCAACGAACACGATATTGGGAAGACCGGAAATATCCTTGTCCCCGCTCCAAAGTAAGGGTGGCGGGCGTCGTCAAGTTAGTGGAAATTCGGTCGTTCGTTTTGTTGTTGTATACGTCGCATTTTGCACCTTGAGGGATCGATTTCAGACTTATAGTTTGTTTGTCCCCTTTTATAAACGTCCCGCAACCGGTTGCAGACATGATGAAAAATGCCGCGACGACAAACTCGACAATAGTTCTCATGTGTTTCCGCATGGTTTTGCTCCTGGGTTAACGATACATATTTT
This genomic window contains:
- a CDS encoding DUF1016 domain-containing protein, coding for MRKSGLPVGYGVFLGEIKERIRSAQYEALRRVNKELVALYWDIGRMIVERQSKAGYGDAVVEQLAEDLQREFPGIGGFSRRNVFYMREFHVAYKDNEKVQPLVAQIAWSHNVVILERCKDPLEREFYIRMTKKFGWSRNVLVHQIENQSYEKTLLGQTNFDRAVTPAIRAQAKLAVKDEYTFEFLELSQEHSERELERALIARIEDFLRAMGGLFAFVSSQFRLEVDGEEFFIDLLLFHRRLKSLVAIELKIGKFQPEFVGKMQFYLAALDAQVRAEGENPSIGIILCKEKQRTIVEYALHDARKPIGVATYRIVKRLPKELRGQLPAPEEIAKLLEDGG
- a CDS encoding RDD family protein, translating into MPRLPAKEFRYAGFWVRAAARAVDILVIVGIYNLFYLVDRYGATAGLWTPSGLEDAFPADRLNPGNVVRAAFFFGFPIFYYVYLHGAYGQTFGKMALKIRVINEDGTPLDFRKSFIRWLGYFLCVFTLYIGYLMIAFDRRKQGLHDRVCRTLVIHDNGTQARDTGTEPPAQPVSPPPYPPPIPPLDNEGRGN
- a CDS encoding 16S rRNA (uracil(1498)-N(3))-methyltransferase is translated as MDRAPPAAGRELNRAMPTFFVNRENISGDTAVLSGTEAGHMLRTLRLRCGDAFYSFDESGNRYRMRILEATSRSLRAEVLETFPPEPPPIVAITLLVGLPKADKMDFILEKATELGCSRVIPFRSSRTIPRLDAQDAKKRLLRWERIALSAAKQCGSGRVPDVAPLLPFPEALRATASAEGKIILYEGEGGFGLKKTLAGLSGVKSVALLIGPEGGFSEDEVGEAERAGFLRAGLGSRILRVETAAVAALSMTMYHYEKT
- the prmA gene encoding 50S ribosomal protein L11 methyltransferase, with translation MTRWKSFTVETRQEAVDALSHFFMGRGSLGMAYDERRFGPNGDPADPLPPPDEVTKLTAYFPWEADLHELKKAFLEYLPVLEESFGKDAGAFVSAAEISDFGWAEKWKEFFLPRKVGSRLVVRPSWEPYEAAPDEVVLTIDPGQAFGTGTHETTRLCMQFLEEVFGSGVPHGRVLDVGTGTGILGIAALRLGADCALGIDTDPKAVEVAEENAKINGVADRFAATFRPLSAAEGTFDVVIANILAEILIDMKGEIAARCAPGGLMILSGILDEKGDWVEEEFRSEGARPVGRKTDGQWTALLLRREGN
- a CDS encoding M20 family metallopeptidase, translated to MKRPDKNLLSEIESLRTDAVRMLEAVSGFAELGLRETRSSETLSGFLESRGFRVQRGIAGMETSFRAEYVFGRGKPAVAFLCEMDALPGLGHACGHNIVGVSSACAAAALAAFGAGRFRSGRIVALGTPAEETGYGKARMIEEGVFRGIDAAMMVHPSSRRHVAKGYLALHKIRFTYFGKASHAAAYPEHGINALDGVLLLFQSTAALRQHLPETVRVHGIVTEGGKAPNIIPERAQAYFYVRGENDAELANAVRRVKDCARGAAKATGCRLRMHEGPYTLSAMKVNPVLAEAYRRSLAVLGLPESGAPVNKNRGSSDIGNVSQVVPSLQPNVPISGGERVEIHTRAFEAASRSRTGIDGMMEGIRALALTGHELFASPSLVRAAWQSFHSQKQGRS